The genome window TTACTATCCTGAGCATTAAAATCCTTGCCTATCTTTGGGTAAAATTAGTATTCGAGGATCCGCATGAAGAGGAAGGGTTAAAATACCATCTTCACGCTTAACTGGCGATGGCGCGTCCCATTGTTTATTATTTGAATTAAATTCAGAAGTATCTGGACTTTGTTCAGCATACTCATTCGACGTATCCAATGCAGCATATGAATTTATATTGCGAGCTTCAGGGGTTCCCGTGGTATCATTCTTAGATGTCTCCGGCCTATTTTGAACTGCTTCCGAGGGCGATGGAGCAGTTCCTTTATCTGATTGTTCAGTCCCTGAAGGCTCGATGGCTGTAGATGTTTGCGCAGAAGTCCCCTTTTCGGCCTCGGGTTGTGGAGTTTGCGTTTCATCAACCACTTTTTGTTCAGGTGGAGTCTCTTTCTTTTCCGTGGATTCCTGCGTTTCTTGTGTTGTTACTCGAGGTTCAGTATCGGCCTCCGTCTTCTGTTCAGAAGAAGCCTGTGCTTTTTGAGTATTAACCTGCGTAGCTAAATTACTCGCCTCATTACTCCTACGAGTCGGATCACCCAATGCATCGATTCTTGCAAGGGCGCGCGCGGTAAGGTCATCATTTGGATAAATCGAAAGAACCTTATAATATTCTATAACGGCCTTAATTGTATCACCCGCCATGGATAGAGCTTTGGCAAGCTCGAATTGCGCAGCAGCATGCTTGTTTCCGTCCGGAAGCAATTGAGCGCGCTTGTAATGGCGAACAGCTTCATAAAAATTCTTATCGTCGAGATAGCTATTGGCAATCCAGTATTCTGCGTTATCCAGAAGACCAGATTCTTCCGGTGCTTCCAGAACAATCTGGAACTTGTTTCTAGCTTCGGAAGTCTTTCCAGCCTCGAGAAGGCCATACGCCTCGCTATATAGATGGTTGTATTCGATTGCCGCAACAACAGCCAGTGGCATCAGAATAAAGGCTATTTTGCCCCGAAATCTCATTTCTGCACTCCAAGAAGATTAAAGCCTGTTCCCTTAATAATATGAACATCTGTGAAGGTGCCGATCTCGGCTTTCCCTCGAAAACGCACTATTCTATCTATTTCGGGTGCATCAAATCTTGTTCTTCCCCAAAACATCTCTTTGCGAGAACCTTCTCTTTCAACAAGAACCTTCAAGGTTTTACCCTCGAGTTCGATGTTAGATTCTTGTCTAAGCCTATC of bacterium contains these proteins:
- a CDS encoding tetratricopeptide repeat protein, whose product is MRFRGKIAFILMPLAVVAAIEYNHLYSEAYGLLEAGKTSEARNKFQIVLEAPEESGLLDNAEYWIANSYLDDKNFYEAVRHYKRAQLLPDGNKHAAAQFELAKALSMAGDTIKAVIEYYKVLSIYPNDDLTARALARIDALGDPTRRSNEASNLATQVNTQKAQASSEQKTEADTEPRVTTQETQESTEKKETPPEQKVVDETQTPQPEAEKGTSAQTSTAIEPSGTEQSDKGTAPSPSEAVQNRPETSKNDTTGTPEARNINSYAALDTSNEYAEQSPDTSEFNSNNKQWDAPSPVKREDGILTLPLHADPRILILPKDRQGF